Proteins from a single region of Haloplanus sp. GDY1:
- a CDS encoding DEAD/DEAH box helicase, with translation MTDEPRDGDDGAVTLESFLDALQDEGRPVATAQQVARRLDCSQATASEALDRLVAAGDVERLDVESDPVVWYPSEWGRLADRERVILFPERRELVVDEPTQYTRAQLSRFAHLIDTSGAKGYLYRVRQEDVWAAPFDDLDDLLGTVRSVLPRRSPHLEEWIERQWTRARQFTLTTHEDGYTVLEAASESLMGNVARQKLDEEHLHAPISDTESWVVEGSEAAIKRILYEAGYPVVDERDLETGEPLDVELRTSLRDYQRDWVDRFLDQRAGVFVGPSGSGKTVAAIGALVAVGGETLILVPSRELAGQWRSELLEHTTLGPEQIGEYHGGEKDISPVTVATYQVAGMDRHRALFDRREWGLIVYDEVHHIPSEVYRRSADLQSKHRLGLSATPVREDDRETEIYTLVGPPIGTDWDALFDAGYVQEPEVEIRYLPWANDEERNAYASAEPRAKHRIAAENPAKVDEVRHLLAEHPAAKALVFVDWLDHGREIAAAIDAPFVSGETPHHERDRLFEEFREGERRTLVVSRVGDEGIDLPNAELAVVASGLGGSRRQGAQRAGRTMRPAGSATVYVLATRGTSEEEFAQRRMRHLAEKGIRVTERGVD, from the coding sequence ATGACCGACGAACCGAGGGACGGTGACGACGGAGCCGTCACGCTGGAGTCGTTTCTCGACGCGCTACAGGACGAGGGGCGACCCGTCGCCACCGCCCAGCAGGTCGCACGCCGACTCGACTGTTCGCAGGCGACCGCGAGCGAGGCTCTCGACCGACTGGTCGCCGCCGGCGACGTCGAGCGCCTCGACGTGGAGTCCGACCCCGTGGTCTGGTACCCCTCGGAGTGGGGACGTCTCGCGGACCGCGAGCGCGTGATCCTCTTTCCGGAGCGCCGCGAACTCGTCGTCGACGAGCCGACGCAGTACACCCGCGCGCAGCTCTCCCGGTTCGCCCACCTGATCGACACCTCGGGGGCCAAAGGCTACCTCTACCGCGTGCGCCAGGAGGACGTGTGGGCCGCCCCGTTCGACGACCTCGACGACCTCCTGGGAACCGTCCGGTCGGTCCTCCCCCGCCGCTCCCCCCATCTGGAGGAGTGGATCGAGCGCCAGTGGACCCGCGCCAGACAGTTCACCCTCACCACCCACGAGGACGGCTACACGGTACTCGAGGCGGCGAGCGAGAGCCTGATGGGCAACGTCGCCAGACAGAAGCTCGACGAGGAGCACCTCCACGCGCCCATCTCCGACACGGAGAGCTGGGTGGTCGAGGGGAGCGAGGCGGCGATCAAGCGGATCCTCTACGAGGCGGGCTACCCCGTCGTCGACGAGCGCGACCTGGAGACGGGCGAGCCGCTCGACGTAGAACTCCGGACGAGCCTGCGTGACTACCAGCGCGACTGGGTGGATCGCTTCCTGGACCAGCGCGCGGGCGTGTTCGTCGGCCCCTCGGGGAGCGGGAAGACCGTCGCCGCCATCGGCGCGCTCGTCGCCGTCGGCGGCGAGACGCTGATCCTCGTCCCCAGCCGAGAGCTCGCCGGCCAGTGGCGGTCGGAACTCCTCGAACACACGACGCTCGGCCCGGAGCAGATTGGGGAGTACCACGGCGGCGAGAAGGACATCAGCCCCGTCACCGTCGCCACCTATCAGGTCGCGGGCATGGACCGGCACCGCGCGCTGTTCGACCGCCGCGAGTGGGGGCTGATCGTCTACGACGAGGTCCACCACATCCCGAGCGAAGTGTATCGTCGCAGCGCGGACCTCCAGAGCAAACACCGCCTCGGCCTCTCGGCGACCCCGGTTCGGGAGGACGACCGCGAGACGGAGATCTACACGCTCGTCGGGCCGCCCATCGGCACCGACTGGGACGCGCTGTTCGACGCCGGCTACGTGCAGGAACCCGAAGTCGAGATCCGGTACCTCCCGTGGGCGAACGACGAGGAACGGAACGCGTACGCGAGCGCGGAGCCGCGCGCGAAACACCGGATCGCCGCGGAGAACCCGGCGAAGGTCGACGAGGTGCGCCACCTCCTCGCGGAGCATCCGGCCGCGAAGGCGCTCGTGTTCGTCGACTGGCTGGATCACGGGCGGGAGATCGCGGCGGCCATCGACGCTCCGTTCGTGAGCGGCGAGACGCCACACCACGAACGGGATCGCCTGTTCGAGGAGTTCCGCGAGGGCGAGCGCCGGACGCTCGTGGTCTCCCGCGTCGGCGACGAAGGCATCGACCTGCCGAACGCGGAACTCGCCGTCGTCGCCTCGGGACTCGGCGGGTCGCGCCGTCAGGGCGCACAGCGTGCCGGGCGGACGATGCGGCCCGCGGGGAGCGCGACGGTGTACGTGCTGGCGACCCGCGGCACGAGCGAGGAGGAGTTCGCCCAGCGACGGATGCGCCACCTCGCGGAGAAGGGGATTCGGGTGACCGAGCGGGGCGTGGACTAG
- a CDS encoding TATA-box-binding protein: MSDPADSIEIQNVVASTGIGQELDLEALAEDLPGADFNPDNFPGLVYRTQEPKAAALIFRSGKIVCTGAKSIDDVHEALGIIFGKLRDLRIPVEEDPEITVQNIVSSADLGHTLNLNALAIGLGLEDVEYEPEQFPGLVYRMDDPDVVILLFGSGKIVITGGKRTADAAEAVDVIVDRIDDLGLLG; the protein is encoded by the coding sequence ATGAGTGACCCGGCAGATTCGATAGAGATTCAGAACGTGGTGGCGTCGACGGGTATCGGACAGGAACTCGACCTCGAAGCGCTGGCCGAGGACCTCCCCGGTGCCGACTTCAACCCGGACAACTTCCCGGGGCTGGTCTATCGGACACAGGAGCCGAAGGCGGCGGCCCTCATCTTCCGCTCCGGCAAGATCGTGTGTACGGGCGCGAAGAGCATCGACGACGTACACGAGGCACTCGGAATCATCTTCGGGAAACTCCGCGACCTCAGGATTCCGGTGGAGGAGGACCCGGAGATCACGGTCCAGAACATCGTCTCCAGCGCCGACCTCGGCCACACGCTCAACCTCAACGCCCTCGCCATCGGGCTGGGACTGGAGGACGTCGAGTACGAACCCGAGCAGTTCCCGGGACTGGTCTACCGGATGGACGATCCCGACGTGGTCATCCTGCTTTTCGGCAGCGGAAAGATCGTCATCACGGGCGGGAAGCGAACCGCCGACGCGGCCGAGGCGGTCGACGTGATCGTCGATCGGATCGACGACCTCGGCCTCCTGGGATAG
- a CDS encoding pyridoxal-phosphate-dependent aminotransferase family protein: MLMTPGPTALPPSVREAAGEELLNPDVDPAFADRYDALERKLSTVFGTDDEVVVLGGEGILGLEAAIASTVAPGDRVLCLSNGPYGDGFADFVESYGGEATLVDADYDGPLPVDDLEATLAEESFDLATMVHCETPTGTLNDLDAALDLFDAHDVLTVVDAVSSLGGVPVPTDRIDVALGASQKCFSAPPGLAVCAVSDAAWERIEARDPDSLYTNLLPWHDAEQPYPYTHLSTLVVALDAALDLLLEEGLDAVYDRHREAARVCRERGRELGLEPYPDSERSSPTVTAFSVPGRATELQERLQSDHDVTLSTGLGGLANDVLRVGHMGYNADVERVARTMDALGTAL; encoded by the coding sequence ATGCTCATGACGCCCGGTCCGACGGCCCTCCCGCCGTCGGTCAGGGAGGCGGCCGGCGAGGAACTGCTCAACCCCGACGTCGATCCGGCCTTCGCGGACCGGTACGACGCGCTCGAACGGAAGCTGTCGACGGTCTTCGGCACCGACGACGAGGTGGTCGTCCTCGGCGGCGAGGGCATCCTCGGACTGGAGGCGGCCATCGCCTCCACCGTCGCCCCCGGTGACCGCGTCCTCTGTCTCTCGAACGGGCCGTACGGCGACGGGTTCGCGGACTTCGTCGAGAGCTACGGCGGCGAGGCGACCCTCGTCGACGCCGACTACGACGGCCCGCTACCCGTCGACGACCTGGAGGCGACGCTCGCCGAGGAGTCGTTCGACCTCGCGACGATGGTCCACTGCGAGACGCCGACGGGCACGCTCAACGACCTCGACGCCGCGCTCGACCTGTTCGATGCCCACGACGTCCTCACCGTCGTCGACGCCGTCTCGTCGCTCGGCGGCGTGCCCGTCCCCACCGACCGAATCGACGTCGCACTCGGCGCGTCACAGAAGTGTTTCAGCGCGCCGCCCGGCCTCGCAGTCTGTGCCGTGAGCGACGCCGCGTGGGAGCGGATCGAGGCCCGCGACCCCGACTCGCTGTACACCAACCTGCTCCCGTGGCACGACGCCGAGCAGCCCTACCCCTACACCCACCTGTCGACGCTGGTGGTCGCGCTGGATGCGGCGCTCGACCTGTTGCTGGAGGAGGGCCTCGACGCCGTCTACGACCGCCACCGCGAGGCCGCCCGAGTCTGTCGGGAGCGGGGCCGCGAACTCGGTCTGGAGCCGTACCCGGATTCCGAGCGCAGTTCGCCGACGGTCACGGCCTTCTCGGTGCCGGGCCGGGCGACCGAGTTGCAGGAGCGCCTGCAAAGCGACCACGACGTCACCCTCTCGACCGGGCTCGGCGGCCTCGCGAACGACGTGCTCCGGGTCGGTCACATGGGATACAACGCCGACGTCGAGCGGGTGGCGCGGACGATGGACGCCCTCGGCACCGCACTCTAG
- a CDS encoding protein kinase domain-containing protein — MDARFHEAGDRSGNTYLAAFLIVLGVLQSSKIVAPEVVLTSDIGTPFVASPVIVTPAILLSEFAGVDLWRFFCTNVTTSCVFNDVQAVTYALAYVGTGTLLYVRPSGTAVRAVRAFLAANLLLFVLVELLPSVPLSPTRIVIYAGLMGLGLSLTGVGDRSWLPRRTSSDASPASSERSAPPSTAGGGGSAAADGERSAAADGERSAAADPQGRAPTGSDASPSTPNAEAPNAGTPNAEAPNAGTPDDEDPGSHRRRLRDDVASLRADLDRAGTLADEGDLEDARQRLVALESRLASAEERAAERGFGGLHEEIESLERRRADRLQHVTARLESSSVPDEIPRAPDVSVDYGALTDEEPIGGGGNADVSKATLPTPTGNVTLAIKRPRMAGTLHTDAVARILDEAETWDRLDDHDHIVGVVDYGDQPLPWIAMEYMDGGHLGARSGEMPLPQALWTAIAVTKGVRHAHRRGVAHLDLKPENVLFRTVDGAWDVPKVADWGLSKHLLDHSESVDGLSVHYAAPEQFEDGGAATDDLTDVYQLGAVFYELFTGQPPFDGQPFSVIEQIKTARPTPPSEVADVPPALDDVLLTALAKEKADRYEDIILLRNALQDVSEEL, encoded by the coding sequence ATGGACGCACGATTTCACGAAGCCGGCGACCGGAGCGGGAACACGTATCTCGCAGCGTTCCTGATCGTCCTCGGCGTTCTGCAGTCGAGTAAGATCGTCGCGCCGGAGGTGGTTCTGACCTCCGACATCGGCACTCCGTTCGTCGCCTCCCCCGTGATCGTCACGCCCGCCATACTGCTGAGCGAATTCGCGGGCGTCGACCTGTGGCGGTTCTTCTGCACCAACGTAACCACGTCTTGTGTCTTCAACGACGTTCAGGCGGTCACCTACGCGCTGGCGTACGTGGGGACGGGGACGTTACTCTACGTTCGACCGTCTGGGACCGCGGTTCGCGCCGTTCGAGCGTTCCTGGCCGCCAATTTGCTGCTGTTCGTGCTAGTCGAACTGCTCCCGAGCGTTCCGCTCAGTCCGACTCGGATCGTGATTTACGCGGGGCTGATGGGTCTCGGACTGTCTCTCACGGGAGTCGGCGACCGCTCCTGGCTGCCGCGTCGCACCAGCAGTGACGCTTCACCGGCGAGTAGTGAGCGATCGGCGCCGCCCTCCACCGCCGGCGGAGGGGGGTCGGCCGCTGCCGACGGAGAGAGGTCGGCCGCTGCCGACGGAGAAAGGTCGGCCGCTGCCGATCCGCAGGGGCGGGCACCGACTGGCTCCGATGCGTCCCCGTCGACGCCGAACGCCGAGGCCCCGAACGCCGGGACCCCGAACGCCGAGGCCCCGAACGCCGGGACCCCGGACGACGAGGACCCCGGAAGCCACCGCCGACGCCTCCGGGACGACGTGGCGTCGCTCCGCGCCGACCTCGACCGTGCCGGGACGCTCGCCGACGAGGGTGACCTGGAGGACGCCCGCCAGCGACTCGTGGCCCTCGAATCACGCCTCGCGTCGGCCGAGGAGCGGGCCGCCGAACGTGGCTTCGGCGGTCTCCACGAGGAGATCGAGTCCCTCGAACGACGGCGAGCGGACCGCCTGCAGCACGTCACCGCCCGACTGGAGTCGTCATCCGTCCCCGACGAGATTCCACGCGCACCCGACGTGTCCGTCGACTACGGGGCGCTGACCGACGAAGAACCCATCGGCGGCGGCGGCAACGCCGACGTGAGCAAGGCGACGCTCCCGACGCCGACCGGGAACGTTACGCTGGCTATCAAACGGCCGCGGATGGCCGGGACCCTCCACACCGACGCCGTCGCCCGCATACTCGACGAGGCCGAAACGTGGGACCGGCTGGACGACCACGACCACATCGTCGGCGTCGTCGATTACGGGGACCAGCCGCTTCCCTGGATCGCGATGGAGTACATGGACGGCGGCCATCTCGGTGCGCGAAGCGGCGAGATGCCGCTCCCGCAGGCGCTCTGGACCGCGATCGCAGTCACGAAGGGGGTCCGACACGCTCACCGGCGCGGCGTCGCGCATCTCGACCTCAAGCCCGAGAACGTGCTGTTCCGTACGGTCGACGGCGCGTGGGACGTCCCCAAGGTGGCCGACTGGGGGCTCTCGAAGCACCTGCTCGACCACTCCGAGAGCGTCGACGGGCTGTCGGTCCACTACGCCGCGCCGGAGCAGTTCGAGGACGGGGGAGCGGCGACCGACGACCTCACCGACGTCTACCAGCTCGGGGCGGTGTTTTACGAACTGTTCACCGGCCAGCCGCCCTTCGACGGGCAGCCGTTCTCCGTGATCGAGCAGATCAAAACCGCTCGGCCGACGCCGCCGAGCGAGGTGGCGGACGTCCCGCCCGCCCTCGACGACGTCCTCCTGACGGCGCTGGCCAAGGAGAAGGCCGATCGCTACGAGGACATCATCCTCCTGCGGAACGCCCTACAAGACGTCTCCGAGGAGTTGTGA
- a CDS encoding AIR synthase family protein: MTGKLDPAVLSDLVLSRTGAPNPNLLAGPAFGEDAAAIRVEEGTLVASTDPISLAAERIGHLAVAVASNDVAAAGGRPEYLLNTVLLPDADPELLDTITGQLDAESERLGLTVAGGHTEVVAGLDRPLCSLTCLGMADRFVPTGGAEPGNRILLTKGAGIEATGVLATDFRDRLDLPADLLDRATAAFDDLSVMPEAAVLAPVATAMHDPTEGGVLEGLIEMALTGQVTLHVDRDAVHVREETRAACDAVGVDPLRVLGSGALLATVDADEADDALAALGEEGIDAVDVGRVEPGEPSVRIDGERYAETIRDDMYDLWD; encoded by the coding sequence ATGACCGGCAAACTCGATCCGGCGGTCCTGTCGGACCTCGTCCTCTCCCGGACGGGTGCCCCCAACCCGAACCTGCTCGCGGGGCCGGCGTTCGGTGAGGACGCCGCGGCGATCAGGGTCGAGGAGGGGACGCTGGTCGCCAGCACCGATCCCATCTCGCTGGCGGCCGAGCGTATCGGCCACCTGGCGGTGGCCGTCGCCTCGAACGACGTGGCGGCCGCCGGCGGACGGCCCGAGTATCTCCTGAACACCGTCCTGCTTCCCGACGCCGACCCCGAACTGCTGGATACCATCACCGGCCAACTCGACGCGGAGTCGGAGCGCCTCGGCCTGACCGTCGCCGGGGGGCACACCGAAGTCGTCGCCGGCCTCGACCGGCCGCTCTGCTCGCTCACCTGTCTCGGGATGGCCGACCGTTTCGTCCCGACCGGCGGCGCCGAACCGGGGAACCGGATCCTCCTCACCAAGGGCGCGGGCATCGAGGCGACGGGGGTGCTCGCGACGGACTTCCGCGACCGACTCGACCTCCCGGCGGACCTGCTCGACCGCGCGACGGCCGCGTTCGACGACCTCAGCGTGATGCCCGAGGCGGCCGTCCTCGCCCCCGTGGCGACGGCCATGCACGACCCCACCGAGGGCGGCGTCCTCGAGGGCCTGATCGAGATGGCGCTGACCGGCCAGGTCACCCTCCACGTCGACCGCGACGCCGTCCACGTCCGCGAGGAGACCCGCGCCGCCTGCGACGCAGTCGGCGTCGACCCGCTTCGCGTCCTCGGCTCCGGCGCGTTGCTGGCGACGGTCGACGCCGACGAGGCGGACGACGCCCTGGCGGCACTGGGCGAGGAGGGCATCGACGCCGTCGACGTCGGGCGGGTCGAACCCGGGGAACCGTCGGTCAGAATCGACGGGGAGCGGTACGCGGAGACGATCCGCGACGACATGTACGACCTCTGGGACTAG